AGGGCTCCGTAGGTCAGACATTCATCCCGTCAGCTTTCAGGTAATCCGTCCCCGCCTTTTCTCTCAACAGCTGTTGTAGTTTAAAACCGAATCAAATACATTAAATAACAGCTGATTGCACAGACACCCAAAAGGTAAGGAATACGCTGAACGCGGTTCGCTACCCCTCACCCGAGCGCGTGTCAAATAAAGCTGATAACCCGATTCCCATATTTTTTTTAATTCCATGAGTACTTTTGATATTACCTCCAGAAGCATACAGTCTGTTGAAATCCTTGATCTTTCCGGCGAACTTGACGCGCATACGGCACCCGTTTTGGAAGAAAGCATAACCCGGCTGATTGATGAACAAAAGTACAGCATTGTCGTAAACTTCAGCTCGCTTGACTATATTTCCAGTGCCGGACTTGGCGTTTTCATGGCATATATCGAAGAGCTACGCGACTTAGGCGGTGATATAAAACTCACCAACATGAAAGAATCTGTCTTTAATGTTTTTGATCTCCTTGGCTTTCCGGCACTCTACGATATTCTGGAGGAAGAACAGGAAGCCATCCAAAAATACCTGAATTCAAATCTGCAGGATTAATCTTGACCCAACAGCCCCGTCATATTGAGGTTGCCGCTTCCACTGAAAACCTGATTCAGGTTCGTAATTTTGTGGGAGAGCATGCCCGCAGGCACGGATTTAGTGAGAAGGAAACCGAACAAATACGGCTTTCTGTAGATGAAGCAATGACCAACGTAATTAAGCATGCGTACGACTTTGATTCCTCGCAGAAAATATACGTGAGTGTCGGAGCGGAAGACCGCACGTTTTGGGTAGCCATTCAGGACACCGGCCGGGCTTTCGATGTTTCCGCTTATAAGGTGCCAAATGTGCCTGAGCGTATTAAAAAGCGTCAGAAAGGGGGAGTTGGGGTTTACCTCATCAAACAGCTTATGGACAAAGTAGAATACAGTACAAGCAATCAGCAAAACGAAATCCGGATGATCAAAAACCTGTAGCCGCACCGTGCCCCTTTCCCAACCCTCCAACGAATCGCTCCGAAGCCGTTTTGAACTTAAAACCCTGCTCGATACCAGCAGGTTGCTGATTGAATCGCACGATACGGATTTCATTCTCAACAACCTTCTTCTCATTGTTATGGGGAAGCTGTTCACGCCCAAATCAGCCATCGTTTTACGTGATGATGACGGAAAGGGCTGGCAGCTTATGCGTGCCAAAGGGCGCACAGGCCTAAAGGAAGGCTGTAGATTTTCTCCCGGGCCGCACGAAGACAACCCTGATAAGCCCTGCCTGACCCTTCATGAGCTTCCTAAATCCTTTGCGGCCTGTTTTGAAGAAACGGGGCTGCAGTTCTTCTTCCCCATTCGTACAAGCACGGAACTACTGGGATATTTGTGCGCTGCACCCAAAGTAGGGGGCAAACCTTACAGCAAAACCGAGCTGGAGTTTGTGGAAAATCTGGTCATCATATCCGCGGTTGCCCTGTCCAACTCTATGCTGGTTAGCCGGCTCCGGAGCACCAACCGGGAGCTCGATCAAAAAGTGCAGGAACTCAACACCCTGTTTGAAGTCAGCCGCGAATTTAATGCCCTCGTTGACCGGAGTCAGGTACTGAGCGTGTTCCGCTTCACGCTGATGGGACAGATGATGGTGCGCCGCTTTTTCTTCCTTACGCGGCTGGAAGGTCAGCCGCAGTTTATTCTGCAACAGGGCCTGAAAGGCAGCATCACCAAAGTCGAAAAGGAGCAGCTGTTGCTAACTGACGCGGAGTGCGTATTCACGCATGAGCTCGCAGCTGCACCCGCTTACCTCACCGATAATCAGATTGAAGTGCTGGTGATGGTTAAATTACAGGATGAATGTGCCGTGCTGGGACTCGGGGCAAAAGCAAGCGGTCAGCCGTACTCAAAAAGTGACATCAACCTTCTTATCTCACTTGGAAACCTGGCTTTTCTGTCCATTCAGAAGACTTTTCTTTTGGAAGAGCGCATCGAAAAAGAGCGGATGGAAGAAGAGCTCACCATTGCGCGAACCATACAGAATACGCTCTTCCCAAGCCCGCTTCCTGCGCCTGAACCCTTCGATATTGCCGCACTAAACATTCCGTCCCGGCAGGTCGGAGGCGATTATTTCGACGTGCTCTGCGCCGATGACCGTCATCTCTATATGGTCATTGCCGACGTGACCGGAAAAGGGATACCCGCTTCCCTCTTAATGGCCAACCTCCAGGCCATGATTCACGTGCTTTCCCCGCTGAAGCTCGACATAGCCGAAACCACCGGAAAAATTAACGACATCATTTTTGCAAACACCCCAAGCGATAAATTCATCAGCTTCTTTTGGGGCCGCGCTGATCTCGAAACGCAGGTATTTGAATACTGCAATGCGGGTCACAATCCGCCGGTTTACTGGGACGCCCAAAAAGGAAAAACCGGCCTGCTAACAGAAGGCGGGATGCTGCTCGGTGCCCTGAATACCATGATTCCCTATCAGTCGGGCAAAGTTCAGCTGTATACCGGCGATGTTGTGGTGATGTTTACGGATGGCATCAGCGAAGCCATGAACGAAGCCGATGAAGAATTCGGGGAAGAACGGATTGCCGAAATCGTAGCCGCTCATCATCATAAAACAGCACAGGAAATCAAGCAGCTGATTTTAGACGAAGTAAAGACTTTTTGTAAAGGCAATTACGGGGATGATGTGACCATGCTGGTTTTTAAAATGAATCCGCAATAAACAGCGGTTTTTGTTAGGGTGATGAAGATTATTTCCATCAAAACAGCTTACCATGCCTGAAGTTTTTACCGACACCCTGCTTCGCCGTCTGTATGCCAATGATGCATCCATGTACGAGGAATTGCCGGAGGGCGTCTGCTTTCCGCAGTCAGCCGATGACCTGATCGGGCTGGTACGCCAGGCAGCTCTAAGCGGGAGCAGTATTACGGCCCGGGCGGCGGGTACGAGTCTTGCCGGACAAACAACCGGGGGCGGCATCATTGCAGATACCTCGCGCCACATGAACCGCATCCGCGCTATTGATCCCGACCGGAGAGAAGCGGTTGTTGAGCCCGGCGTTATCCGCGATACCCTGAACCGGAAGGCTGCAGCATTCGGCCTTAAATATGGTCCAGACACCTCAACGACCAACCGCTGCATGTTTGGCGGCATGATCGGAAACAATTCAGCAGGATTGTACTCGCTAAAGTACGGATCTGCAAGGGAGCACATCATCCGGATTGAAGCTGTGCTTGACGATGGCAGCCCCGTAATTTTTGGTCCGCTATCCGATGAGGAACTTGAAGCCAAAACCCGGCTTGATACCCGGGAAGGCGAAATATACCGGCAAATGCTGGCGCTGCTGAAAACCCACAAGCAGGCCATTCTCGAGCATTATCCGCATCCGGAAGTTGTGCGCCGAAACACCGGCTATGCCCTGGACCGGTTGTGTGAAATGTCCCCGCTTAGCCCGGGCGGGCGGGCCTTTAACCTTGCAGAACTGCTTTGCGGCAGCGAAGGTACCCTCGCGCTCATGCATGCCGCAACGGTCAGGCTCGTGCCCGCTGAACCCTTCCGGGTGTTGCTCATTCCTCATTTTGCGACGCTCGCTGAAGCCATGCATGCCACCGTCGAGGCTGTTTCACACCGTCCGGCTGCGGTTGAACTGATTGATGACATCATCATTGGCGCTACGGAAGGTAACCTGGAGCAGCAGCGCAACCGCTTCTTCCTTGAAGGCAAGCCGAAGTGTTTGCTCATTATCGAATTTGAGGGTTATGACCCATCTGTACTTCTGAAACAGTCAAATACCTGTGCGCAGGCCATGCAGCAAGCCGGCTACGGCTACGCTTTTCCTGTGATCGCTGAGCCGGATAAAATGCGGCGCGTTTGGGACCTGCGCAAAGCCGGACTCGGTCTGCTTATGGGGCTTTCAGCCGACGCCCGCACGCCTACGTTCACGGAGGACACAGCCGTTCGCGTGCAGGATCTGCCGGACTATGTTGCTGATTTTGAAGCCATGATGCAGCGCTACGGTACAAGTTGCGTGTACTATGCGCATGCCTCAGTAGGGGAGCTGCACCTGCGTCCGGCTATTGACATCACCCGGCCGGAGGGCGTTGAGAAGATGAAGCGGATGGCAGAAGAAGTTGCGGGTCTCGTCCGCAAATACCGCGGATCACTTTCGGGAGAACACGGGGACGGACGCGCGCGAGCGCCCTACATCCGCACGGTTCTTGGGGACGAAATGGTGGGTTTGCTGGAACAAGTTAAGCGTATCTGGGATCCGCACAACAGATTCAATCCGGGAAAAGTAGTTAACCCAAAGCCTATTGATACGCAGCTTCGTTACAGTCCTGAGCAAAAAATGCCGGAAGCTGACACCGTTTTTCAGTGGAGGAAAGAAGGTGGTTTCGGGCAGGCCTTGCAGCTTTGCAATGGTGCAGGCGTGTGCCGGAAGCGTGCAGAAAGCGGCGGGACCATGTGCCCGAGCTATATGGCTACGCTGGATGAAAAGGACAGTACCCGCGGGCGCGCCAATGTATTCAGGCAGCTGTTCCAGGCTAAGGGAACCGGGGCGTTTAGCAGTGAAGAAATCCGTGAAGCCCTGCGCTACTGCCTGAGCTGTAAAGCCTGTAAATCTGAGTGTCCTGCCAACGTGGATATGGCACGGATGAAAGCTGAGTTTATGCAAGGATGGCATGATCAGAACGGCAGCAGCTTCGCGCAAAGATTTTGGGCCAATCCGTTTCCGTGGCTGGAGCTGGGCGCCCGTTTCCCACAGCTTTCAAATGCTATTGCCGCCAGCAATCCCGGTCATTTTGTGATGGAGCGCCTTATCGGCCTTCATCCGGAACGACAGCTGCCGCGCTTTGCTGAAGTTAGTTTTACGGGATGGCTTAAAGAAAACTTTTCGCGTTTCCGCCATGCCGGAAAGCGGCCTGCTTCACCAAAGCCGCCGGTACTGCTGCTCGTTGATCCGTTTACAGATTTGCATGAACCGGAGCAGGCCATTGCTGCCCTCGAGGTGCTTTATGCTGCAGGAGCTGAAGTGCTTCCTCCTGTTGTTGCCTCCTGCGGCCGTACGCAGATTTCTTCAGGTTTTCCGCGAGAGGCGGTCAAGGTCATACAAACGCTCCTTCCCCGACTCGGTGCTGCACTTGCACGCGGTGCCGTGATTGCCGGTCTCGAGCCTTCCGAACTGCTCACCCTGCGCGATGAGCTGCCCGATTTAATCCCTTCCGGCGATACCCATGCGCAAACGGCAGCTGCGCTACAGGAACATGCGCTGCTTTTTGAAGAGTACATCGCGCGCTATGTCACCCCTGAAGAAGGCCGCCGTCTCTTCAGAAGCCGGCAGGAGCCCGTGCTGGTTCACGGACATTGCTACGTGAAAGCGCTGACCGGCACAGCGGAACTGATGCAGTCGTTACAGCTTGCCGGCTATGATCCGGAGGAAACCGA
This genomic stretch from Cyclonatronum proteinivorum harbors:
- a CDS encoding STAS domain-containing protein, which codes for MSTFDITSRSIQSVEILDLSGELDAHTAPVLEESITRLIDEQKYSIVVNFSSLDYISSAGLGVFMAYIEELRDLGGDIKLTNMKESVFNVFDLLGFPALYDILEEEQEAIQKYLNSNLQD
- a CDS encoding ATP-binding protein is translated as MTQQPRHIEVAASTENLIQVRNFVGEHARRHGFSEKETEQIRLSVDEAMTNVIKHAYDFDSSQKIYVSVGAEDRTFWVAIQDTGRAFDVSAYKVPNVPERIKKRQKGGVGVYLIKQLMDKVEYSTSNQQNEIRMIKNL
- a CDS encoding SpoIIE family protein phosphatase, whose protein sequence is MPLSQPSNESLRSRFELKTLLDTSRLLIESHDTDFILNNLLLIVMGKLFTPKSAIVLRDDDGKGWQLMRAKGRTGLKEGCRFSPGPHEDNPDKPCLTLHELPKSFAACFEETGLQFFFPIRTSTELLGYLCAAPKVGGKPYSKTELEFVENLVIISAVALSNSMLVSRLRSTNRELDQKVQELNTLFEVSREFNALVDRSQVLSVFRFTLMGQMMVRRFFFLTRLEGQPQFILQQGLKGSITKVEKEQLLLTDAECVFTHELAAAPAYLTDNQIEVLVMVKLQDECAVLGLGAKASGQPYSKSDINLLISLGNLAFLSIQKTFLLEERIEKERMEEELTIARTIQNTLFPSPLPAPEPFDIAALNIPSRQVGGDYFDVLCADDRHLYMVIADVTGKGIPASLLMANLQAMIHVLSPLKLDIAETTGKINDIIFANTPSDKFISFFWGRADLETQVFEYCNAGHNPPVYWDAQKGKTGLLTEGGMLLGALNTMIPYQSGKVQLYTGDVVVMFTDGISEAMNEADEEFGEERIAEIVAAHHHKTAQEIKQLILDEVKTFCKGNYGDDVTMLVFKMNPQ
- a CDS encoding FAD-binding and (Fe-S)-binding domain-containing protein, which translates into the protein MPEVFTDTLLRRLYANDASMYEELPEGVCFPQSADDLIGLVRQAALSGSSITARAAGTSLAGQTTGGGIIADTSRHMNRIRAIDPDRREAVVEPGVIRDTLNRKAAAFGLKYGPDTSTTNRCMFGGMIGNNSAGLYSLKYGSAREHIIRIEAVLDDGSPVIFGPLSDEELEAKTRLDTREGEIYRQMLALLKTHKQAILEHYPHPEVVRRNTGYALDRLCEMSPLSPGGRAFNLAELLCGSEGTLALMHAATVRLVPAEPFRVLLIPHFATLAEAMHATVEAVSHRPAAVELIDDIIIGATEGNLEQQRNRFFLEGKPKCLLIIEFEGYDPSVLLKQSNTCAQAMQQAGYGYAFPVIAEPDKMRRVWDLRKAGLGLLMGLSADARTPTFTEDTAVRVQDLPDYVADFEAMMQRYGTSCVYYAHASVGELHLRPAIDITRPEGVEKMKRMAEEVAGLVRKYRGSLSGEHGDGRARAPYIRTVLGDEMVGLLEQVKRIWDPHNRFNPGKVVNPKPIDTQLRYSPEQKMPEADTVFQWRKEGGFGQALQLCNGAGVCRKRAESGGTMCPSYMATLDEKDSTRGRANVFRQLFQAKGTGAFSSEEIREALRYCLSCKACKSECPANVDMARMKAEFMQGWHDQNGSSFAQRFWANPFPWLELGARFPQLSNAIAASNPGHFVMERLIGLHPERQLPRFAEVSFTGWLKENFSRFRHAGKRPASPKPPVLLLVDPFTDLHEPEQAIAALEVLYAAGAEVLPPVVASCGRTQISSGFPREAVKVIQTLLPRLGAALARGAVIAGLEPSELLTLRDELPDLIPSGDTHAQTAAALQEHALLFEEYIARYVTPEEGRRLFRSRQEPVLVHGHCYVKALTGTAELMQSLQLAGYDPEETDSGCCGMAGSFGYKAETWDLSQQIGAQRLFPAVRAQRKDSLICAHGFSCRHQIADGTGRESLHPARLLRTALR